One Lepus europaeus isolate LE1 chromosome 7, mLepTim1.pri, whole genome shotgun sequence DNA segment encodes these proteins:
- the LOC133764494 gene encoding olfactory receptor 51I2-like, which translates to MGNFRINGSNAPSFILTGFPGMEAMELWLSLPLLLFYAISIVGNSLILLIVKQEQSLHQPMYYFLSLLSVNDLGVSFSTLPTVLAALCFHARVISFKACLAQMFFIHLFSWTESGILLAMSFDRYVAICNPLRYAAVLTNARVVAMGLSAVLRSFVLILVFPLLLHRLPFCHPQNILSHAYCLHVDMIKLACTDVSLNSHYGLSIVLFTFGLDSALILISYVLILRSVLAIASQEERLKTLNTCVSHISAVLIFYVPMVSVSIVHRFGAGLPHAVHILMSILYLFVPPMLNPIIYSIKTKEIRHRLLKMLFRVKV; encoded by the coding sequence ATGGGCAACTTCAGGATTAATGGCTCTAATGCTCCCAGCTTTATACTGACAGGTTTCCCAGGGATGGAGGCCATGGAGCTCTGGTtatccctccctcttcttctatTCTATGCCATCTCCATTGTAGGCAACAGCCTGATACTCCTTATTGTCAAGCAGGAGCAGAGCTTGCACCAGCCCATGTACTACTTCTTGTCCCTGCTCTCAGTCAATGACTTGGGTGTGTCCTTCTCCACATTGCCAACTGTGTTGGCTGCCCTGTGCTTTCATGCCCGAGTGATCTCCTTTAAAGCCTGTTTGGCCCAAATGTTTTTCATCCACCTCTTCTCTTGGACAGAGTCTGGCATTCTTCTGGCTATGAGCTTTGatcgctatgtggccatctgtaaCCCACTGCGCTATGCTGCAGTGCTCACCAATGCTCGCGTGGTGGCCATGGGCTTGAGTGCCGTCCTCCGCAGTTTTgtgctcatcctggtcttcccACTGCTGCTGCACAGACTGCCCTTCTGCCACCCACAAAACATTCTCTCCCATGCCTACTGCCTTCATGTGGACATGATTAAATTGGCATGTACTGATGTCTCCCTCAATAGCCACTATGGGCTGTCCATTGTTTTGTTCACCTTTGGCCTGgactctgctctgatccttatctCCTATGTCCTCATCCTGCGATCTGTATTAGCAATCGCCTCTCAGGAGGAGCGCCTCAAGACACTGAACACATGTGTGTCCCACATCTCAGCTGTGCTTATCTTCTATGTGCCTATGGTTAGTGTTTCCATTGTCCATCGATTTGGGGCTGGTCTACCCCATGCTGTCCATATCCTTATGTCTATTCTCTATCTCTTTGTGCCTCCCATGCTAAATCCTATTATCTACTCCATTAAGACAAAGGAGATAAGACACAGACTTCTCAAAATGCTCTTCAGAGTCAAGGTCTGA
- the LOC133764495 gene encoding olfactory receptor 51I1-like — protein sequence MGGSPHNSSGLPPFTLTGLPGLETSQHWMILLLGPLYIVSIVGNALILLIIKEEQSLHQPMYYFLSMLSVNDLGVSFSTLPTVLATFCFHLKEISFNSCMTQMFFIHFFSFMESGILLAMSFDRYVAICNPLRYATVLTDAHVVRMCISVIIRSFCVILPLPLLLKRLSFCKANVLSHAYCLHPDLIHLPCGDITINNVFGLFIVISTFGLDSVLILISYVLIVRSVLAIASQEERLKTINTCMSHMCAVLIFYVPMVGVSMVARYGRHAPQYVHTLMSLIYLFMPPMLNPVIYSIKTKEIRRRLCKILLGTKF from the coding sequence ATGGGAGGAAGCCCCCACAACAGCTCAGGGCTGCCTCCTTTCACCTTGACTGGACTCCCAGGGCTGGAAACCTCTCAACACTGGATGATTTTGCTCCTTGGTCCTCTCTACATTGTCTCCATTGTGGGCAATGCCCTTATCCTTCTCATTATCAAGGAGGAGCAGAGCTTACACCAGCCCATGTACTACTTCTTGTCCATGCTGTCAGTTAATGATCTCGGTGTGTCTTTCTCCACACTGCCCACGGTTCTGGCCACTTTTTGCTTCCACTTGAAGGAGATAAGTTTCAACTCATGCATGACCCAAATgttctttatccatttcttctcctTCATGGAGTCTGGGATCCTGTTGGCCATGAGCTTtgaccgctatgtggccatctgtaaCCCCCTGCGCTATGCCACGGTGCTCACTGATGCCCACGTTGTGCGAATGTGCATATCTGTTATTATCCGCAGTTTCTGTGTCATCCTCCCACTGCCTTTACTTCTGAAGAGGTTATCTTTTTGCAAGGCCAATGTTCTTTCTCATGCCTACTGCCTGCATCCAGACCTCATCCACCTGCCTTGTGGAGACATCACTATCAATAATGTTTTTGGTCTCTTCATTGTCATCTCTACCTTTGGCCTGGATTCTGTACTTATCCTCATCTCCTATGTACTCATAGTTCGCTCTGTACTGGCCATTGCTTCTCAGGAGGAGAGGCTGAAGACAATCAACACATGCATGTCACAcatgtgtgctgtgctgatcttcTATGTGCCCATGGTTGGTGTTTCCATGGTTGCTCGCTATGGGAGGCATGCCCCACAGTACGTACACACTCTCATGTCTCTGATATATCTCTTCATGCCTCCGATGCTCAATCCTGTCATATATTCTATCAAAACAAAAGAGATTCGTCGGAGGCTGTGCAAAATACTACTGGGAACCAAGTTCTGA